In the Methanococcus maripaludis genome, one interval contains:
- a CDS encoding DUF5400 domain-containing protein encodes MSDVTMLVSLALIFGSMLSGFATFRMSGMRLMPHFIALILAFVLTIGTFITPNTIVFYLAILFQILAPITVCGTICNIIKTQYQTTGIYSSHLALMGMLIVMAIGNLLMYI; translated from the coding sequence ATGTCAGACGTAACAATGCTAGTATCTCTAGCTTTAATTTTTGGTTCAATGCTTTCTGGATTTGCAACATTTAGGATGAGTGGAATGAGGTTAATGCCACATTTTATAGCTTTAATTTTGGCATTTGTACTTACTATTGGAACATTCATAACTCCAAATACGATAGTATTCTACTTGGCAATCCTATTCCAGATTTTAGCGCCAATAACCGTTTGCGGAACCATATGTAATATTATAAAGACCCAGTACCAGACTACGGGGATATATTCATCCCACCTCGCATTAATGGGAATGTTGATTGTAATGGCAATTGGAAACTTATTAATGTATATATAA
- a CDS encoding sulfurtransferase TusA family protein produces the protein MIKEINVKSLRSPAMLVEKVIEKTDGGILVIETDGDSQIKEISELIKKMGYKMEVDGTDIKVSIGEIEASKSINVVGASCPGPILMVGEVLERMAVGEVLEIIAGPNAFTDLTEGLKSMGNDILSAEKTDGGNYKILIKKEEKKKELGVSLDIDEVFIINMTGTGNAEKAYATFMMADVAQNMKLKPTIFLMFDGASLALKGECDKVKHPAFPKLGDKLRAAIKSGVKIYVCEMSSEFRGVDKKLEDGIEIAGAPTFFRFLSKPNARPVWL, from the coding sequence ATGATAAAAGAGATAAACGTAAAATCACTCAGAAGTCCTGCAATGCTGGTAGAAAAAGTAATCGAGAAAACAGATGGCGGAATTTTGGTAATCGAAACCGATGGAGATTCCCAAATCAAAGAAATTTCCGAATTAATCAAAAAAATGGGATACAAAATGGAAGTCGATGGAACAGATATTAAGGTGAGTATTGGGGAAATCGAAGCTTCAAAATCCATAAATGTTGTTGGTGCTAGCTGTCCGGGTCCAATTTTGATGGTCGGTGAAGTTTTAGAAAGAATGGCTGTTGGTGAAGTTTTAGAAATAATTGCAGGGCCAAATGCGTTTACTGACCTTACCGAAGGACTGAAAAGCATGGGAAATGACATACTTTCCGCAGAAAAGACGGATGGCGGAAATTACAAGATTTTAATCAAAAAAGAAGAAAAGAAAAAAGAACTCGGAGTTTCATTGGATATCGATGAGGTATTTATCATCAACATGACGGGAACTGGAAATGCTGAAAAAGCATATGCAACTTTCATGATGGCAGACGTAGCTCAGAACATGAAATTGAAGCCAACGATCTTTTTAATGTTTGATGGAGCAAGTCTCGCATTGAAAGGAGAATGTGACAAGGTAAAACACCCTGCATTCCCAAAACTTGGTGATAAATTAAGAGCAGCAATCAAATCAGGAGTTAAAATATACGTATGCGAAATGAGTTCTGAATTCAGGGGTGTTGATAAAAAACTCGAAGACGGAATTGAGATTGCCGGAGCACCTACATTCTTTAGATTTCTTTCAAAACCAAATGCAAGGCCAGTATGGTTATAA
- a CDS encoding MJ0307 family thioredoxin encodes MVKVEVFTSPMCPHCPAAKRVVDEVAKEIDGLEIVHINVMEHPEKAAELGIMAVPTVAINGEVKFVGAPTKDALIAELKK; translated from the coding sequence ATGGTAAAAGTTGAAGTATTTACATCACCTATGTGTCCACACTGCCCAGCAGCTAAAAGAGTAGTTGATGAAGTTGCAAAAGAGATCGACGGACTCGAAATTGTACATATTAACGTAATGGAACATCCAGAAAAGGCTGCTGAACTTGGAATTATGGCAGTTCCAACCGTTGCAATAAACGGGGAAGTTAAGTTTGTTGGAGCACCAACAAAAGATGCATTAATCGCAGAACTTAAAAAATAA
- a CDS encoding MFS transporter, whose product MRNEKSIVAIVAAISSFLTPFMSTALNLALPSIGTEFSADTIILGWIVTSFLLASSAFLLPVGRIADIIGRKRILLNGLLIFGLSSLMGIFSGSINQLIIFRVLQGIASAMIFGTAIAILTSVYPLNERGKALGINIATVYIGLSLGPFLGGILTHYFGWRSIFLFSGIIGIITYIIAKKFVLNEWCDAKGEIFDYFGSITYMISLVFLVYGFITLSSGGSIFILTSLIFGSIFICREYKTENPILNIKLLTDNLAFSMSNLAALLNYGATYAVAFLISFYLQSLRGFSAQDAGLILLAQPLVQAIFSPVTGKLSDKIEPRILASLGMGITCVGLLLFTFIRLDTSIYQIILNLVLLGFGFAVFSSPNTNAIMSSVERKFAGVASAMLATVRILGQMISMAIITVLIAFYVGNNSISAEFSPLFLQGITTSFKVSAVLCAIGIFASLARKNIRNKN is encoded by the coding sequence ATGCGAAACGAAAAATCCATAGTGGCAATCGTAGCCGCAATTTCATCATTTTTAACCCCTTTTATGAGTACTGCATTGAATCTTGCTCTTCCAAGTATTGGAACAGAATTTTCAGCAGATACCATCATTTTAGGGTGGATTGTAACTTCATTCCTACTTGCAAGTTCTGCATTTTTGCTACCTGTTGGCAGGATTGCGGATATTATTGGTAGGAAACGAATTTTATTAAATGGATTGTTAATTTTTGGATTATCGTCTTTAATGGGAATATTTTCAGGGTCAATTAACCAATTGATCATATTTCGTGTACTCCAGGGAATAGCTAGTGCCATGATATTTGGAACTGCTATTGCAATACTAACTTCAGTTTATCCGTTAAACGAAAGAGGAAAAGCCCTTGGAATCAATATTGCTACAGTTTATATTGGATTAAGTTTAGGGCCATTTCTTGGAGGAATTTTAACCCACTATTTCGGATGGAGAAGTATATTTTTATTTTCAGGAATTATTGGGATTATAACTTATATTATTGCCAAGAAATTCGTATTAAATGAATGGTGTGATGCAAAAGGCGAGATTTTTGATTATTTCGGCTCAATTACATACATGATTTCGCTTGTATTCTTGGTATACGGATTTATTACACTCAGTTCAGGTGGATCTATTTTTATATTAACTTCATTAATTTTTGGATCAATATTCATCTGCAGGGAATATAAAACAGAAAATCCAATTCTAAACATCAAACTTCTTACAGATAATCTCGCATTTTCAATGTCAAACCTTGCTGCACTCTTAAATTATGGCGCAACTTATGCAGTTGCGTTTTTGATCAGCTTTTATCTTCAGAGTTTGAGGGGATTTTCTGCTCAAGATGCAGGACTGATCCTTTTAGCACAACCTCTTGTACAAGCAATATTTTCGCCAGTTACCGGAAAATTATCCGATAAAATTGAACCTAGAATTTTAGCGTCCCTTGGAATGGGAATTACTTGTGTTGGGTTGTTATTATTTACATTTATCAGGTTAGATACAAGCATCTATCAAATAATTTTAAATCTAGTGCTTCTTGGCTTTGGATTTGCAGTATTTAGCTCCCCAAACACAAATGCAATAATGAGTTCAGTTGAAAGGAAGTTTGCAGGTGTTGCCTCTGCAATGCTTGCAACCGTAAGGATTTTAGGTCAAATGATTAGTATGGCAATAATAACAGTATTGATTGCATTTTATGTTGGAAATAATTCCATCTCTGCAGAATTCAGCCCGCTATTCCTTCAGGGAATAACTACATCGTTTAAAGTTTCTGCAGTATTATGCGCAATTGGAATTTTTGCGTCACTTGCTAGAAAAAATATCAGAAATAAAAATTAA
- a CDS encoding DUF169 domain-containing protein: MEIQKIKELGKKLQDLLGLEKPATAVKLAKSKEEIPEGYAEIEAPVRHCEMIQNARIEGKKFYATAEKHVCKGGAYAIGILQNPPEPLKTGVLYHNLGNFPTEEAAIKTVEAIPRVKEEIYAGVYAPLNDADFEPDSIVVLVTPKQGLRLTQALNYTAGGRFQADFAGIQSLCADAVAAVKTRGVANATLGCNGSRAYAHVKDDELVFAFPLSDLENLVSALEYFKEKWN; this comes from the coding sequence ATGGAAATTCAAAAAATCAAAGAACTTGGAAAAAAACTTCAAGACCTTTTGGGACTCGAAAAACCTGCAACAGCAGTTAAACTTGCAAAATCAAAAGAAGAAATTCCTGAAGGTTATGCTGAAATAGAAGCGCCTGTAAGACACTGTGAAATGATTCAAAATGCAAGAATTGAAGGTAAAAAGTTCTACGCAACAGCAGAAAAACATGTATGTAAAGGTGGAGCTTATGCAATTGGAATTTTACAAAATCCGCCTGAACCATTAAAAACTGGGGTTTTATACCACAATTTAGGAAATTTCCCAACAGAAGAGGCTGCAATCAAAACCGTTGAGGCAATTCCAAGAGTTAAAGAAGAAATTTACGCAGGAGTTTACGCACCATTAAATGACGCAGACTTTGAACCCGACAGTATTGTAGTTTTAGTAACTCCAAAACAAGGTTTAAGACTTACTCAAGCACTCAATTATACGGCAGGCGGTAGGTTCCAGGCAGATTTTGCAGGAATTCAATCTTTATGTGCTGATGCAGTAGCTGCTGTAAAAACAAGAGGCGTCGCAAATGCAACACTTGGATGCAACGGTTCAAGGGCTTACGCACACGTTAAGGATGATGAACTCGTATTTGCATTTCCACTTTCAGATTTAGAAAACTTAGTTTCAGCATTAGAATACTTCAAAGAAAAATGGAATTAA
- a CDS encoding radical SAM protein, which produces MKITLRNEICDRLENIVNDLKVIKHCIGCEGMDLKNEDPHHHPTIEITQECNHDCIFCYSNLTSVKPGVYGDLSKFKAVTISQYGEPLIHPEKVKNAIKYVKSKGLRCDLQTNGSLLNEELLKEFKDLGLDMIMISLSASDNKTHEKLVKKDTFEKVFENIKLSSKYFHTIVRSIYIPGFNDEELVKLGEMLNEIGVSEMMVHQLVIHPENLDELEKIGNLENVGKIKDLLLLIEKIKKVAPNVNVTIKGCLLVYLKTMDGFILNSINSDCVSEVPVIKREYTPISF; this is translated from the coding sequence TTGAAAATAACGTTAAGAAATGAGATTTGTGACCGTTTGGAAAATATTGTAAATGATTTAAAAGTTATAAAGCATTGCATTGGTTGCGAAGGAATGGATCTAAAAAATGAAGACCCTCACCACCACCCAACTATCGAAATAACGCAAGAATGTAATCACGATTGTATATTCTGTTATTCTAATTTAACGAGTGTAAAACCAGGAGTATATGGAGATTTAAGTAAATTTAAAGCCGTTACCATAAGCCAGTACGGTGAACCACTGATACACCCGGAAAAGGTAAAAAATGCAATTAAATATGTAAAATCTAAAGGATTGAGATGCGATTTACAGACCAATGGATCACTTTTAAATGAAGAACTATTAAAAGAATTTAAAGACCTCGGTTTAGACATGATAATGATCAGTTTGAGTGCATCTGACAATAAAACGCATGAAAAACTCGTAAAAAAAGATACTTTTGAAAAAGTTTTTGAAAATATAAAACTATCATCAAAATACTTCCACACAATCGTTCGATCAATATATATTCCAGGATTTAACGATGAGGAACTTGTAAAACTTGGTGAAATGCTAAATGAAATCGGTGTTTCTGAAATGATGGTTCACCAACTCGTAATTCATCCTGAAAATTTAGATGAACTTGAAAAAATTGGAAACCTTGAAAACGTTGGAAAAATAAAAGATTTATTACTGTTGATTGAAAAAATTAAAAAAGTTGCACCAAACGTAAATGTGACTATAAAGGGTTGTTTACTTGTGTATTTAAAAACAATGGATGGATTTATATTAAATTCAATAAATAGCGACTGTGTTTCAGAAGTTCCAGTAATAAAAAGGGAATACACGCCAATTTCATTCTAG
- a CDS encoding bifunctional hydroxymethylpyrimidine kinase/phosphomethylpyrimidine kinase, whose translation MNILSVGGFDPTGGAGIVTDVKTIKELQKNPLSIITSIIPQNNNKVFLKKDLSKEEIKAQFNAIFEDFEVNWVKTGVLTIDSIDIILEFKNKYNFNIICDPVLKSTTHFEFSDEMLIKKYLEFFKECFLITPNLKEFEIIEKMFETSHHDLNDITVLVTGKTDVLKIDDKNIEITGKYVEKEVHGTGCTYSSAITCFLSDEMNVEESIKSAKEFVLGSVIYAEKTKFGYNSNPTYVTKESVERNLFYALNLIKNMENSIFKDLNLVESILLPENYADIATISEDEKIKFGISNDISEILLNLKEVNPQMRACAKIKFDEYSLEKLKNSELSIYLIDNLEKNSLISAVTNCVVCDESYPDILYFKEKKPDLIILGKDSLEIVKKLQKIEDIIKTG comes from the coding sequence ATGAATATCTTATCAGTTGGAGGTTTTGACCCGACAGGCGGTGCGGGAATCGTTACAGATGTAAAAACGATAAAAGAACTTCAAAAAAACCCTCTTTCAATAATAACATCAATTATTCCTCAAAACAATAATAAAGTTTTTTTAAAGAAAGATTTATCAAAAGAAGAGATAAAAGCGCAGTTTAATGCAATTTTCGAAGATTTTGAAGTAAATTGGGTTAAAACTGGAGTTTTAACCATTGATTCAATTGATATTATTTTAGAATTTAAAAATAAATATAATTTTAACATAATTTGCGACCCTGTTTTGAAATCAACCACACATTTCGAGTTTTCGGATGAAATGTTAATTAAAAAGTATTTGGAATTTTTTAAAGAGTGCTTTTTGATAACTCCAAATTTAAAAGAATTTGAAATTATTGAAAAAATGTTTGAAACTTCCCACCATGATTTAAATGATATTACAGTTCTTGTAACCGGAAAAACAGATGTTTTAAAAATTGATGACAAAAATATTGAAATAACTGGAAAATACGTGGAAAAAGAGGTTCATGGAACTGGCTGTACGTATTCCTCTGCAATTACCTGTTTTTTATCCGATGAAATGAATGTTGAAGAATCGATAAAATCTGCAAAAGAATTTGTACTTGGGTCTGTAATTTACGCAGAAAAAACAAAATTTGGGTACAATTCAAATCCAACATATGTAACCAAAGAATCGGTTGAAAGAAATCTATTTTATGCTTTAAATTTAATTAAGAATATGGAAAATTCCATTTTTAAAGATTTAAATCTTGTTGAAAGTATTCTTTTACCTGAAAATTATGCAGATATTGCTACAATAAGTGAAGATGAAAAAATTAAATTTGGGATTTCAAATGATATTTCAGAAATATTACTAAATTTAAAAGAAGTTAATCCGCAGATGAGAGCTTGTGCAAAAATAAAATTCGATGAATATTCATTGGAAAAATTAAAAAATTCAGAACTTTCAATATATTTAATAGATAATTTAGAAAAAAACAGTCTTATTTCGGCTGTAACTAATTGTGTCGTTTGTGATGAATCTTATCCTGATATTTTGTATTTTAAAGAAAAAAAACCAGATTTAATAATTCTTGGAAAAGATTCTTTGGAAATTGTTAAAAAGCTTCAAAAAATTGAAGATATTATTAAAACCGGATAA